One genomic region from Vitis riparia cultivar Riparia Gloire de Montpellier isolate 1030 chromosome 17, EGFV_Vit.rip_1.0, whole genome shotgun sequence encodes:
- the LOC117934505 gene encoding pentatricopeptide repeat-containing protein At5g40400-like — protein sequence MNPTSIHAIKLNLYKYPLSLPVLGFIFIPKFPYSSSSSSSLQTLNQSQTNSISNSLYHLLPQTQNPNNIVNLICSNLKQHNSNLALLHTEVNALLPHLGAQEISRVLLRCQSDSFTALSFFNWVKDDLGLRPSTQNYCIVVHTLAWSRNFSQAMKFLCELVELVKDDLPSEDVFKNLILCTEDCNWDPVVFDMLVKAYLRMGRVREGLRSFRRMLRVGFVPTVITSNYLLNGLLKLNYTDRCWEVYEEMERFGIAPNLYTFNILTHVLCKDGDTGKVNKFLEKMEEEGFDPDIVTYNTLINSYCRKGRLDDAFYLYKIMYRRGVVPDLVSYTALMNGLCKEGRVREAHQLFHRMVHRGLSPDIVTYNTLIHGYCKEGKMQESRSLLHDMIWNGISPDSFTCWVLVEGYGKEGKFLSALNLVVELQRFGVSISQDIYSYLIVALCRENRPFAAKNLLERMSQDGHKPELEIYNELIKSFCQCDCIAEALLLKMEMVDNEIKPNLATYRAVIGCLSRLSRSMEGESLVGEMVASGILPDLEICRALFYGYCRENDIDKAESLLSFLAKEFQIHDTESFNALIRITSAKGDIARSLEIQDMMLKMGLLPNPLTCKYVIDGLWKARRVDSASLME from the coding sequence ATGAATCCTACTTCAATCCATGCTATTAAGCTTAATCTCTACAAATACCCACTCTCATTACCAGTTTTGGGCTTCatctttataccaaaatttccctattcttcttcttcttcttcatctctgCAAACCCTTAACCAATCTCAAACCAATTCAATCTCAAACTCACTCTATCACCTTCTCCCCCAAACCCAAAACCCCAACAACATTGTCAATCTCATCTGCTCTAATCTCAAGCAACACAATTCCAATCTTGCCCTTCTTCACACAGAAGTGAATGCGCTTCTCCCTCATCTGGGCGCCCAGGAAATTTCTAGGGTTCTGTTGAGATGCCAATCTGATTCCTTCACGGCTCTCTCTTTCTTCAATTGGGTAAAAGATGATCTGGGTCTGAGACCCAGTACCCAGAACTATTGTATTGTCGTTCATACGTTGGCATGGTCTAGGAATTTTTCCCAAGCAATGAAATTTTTATGTGAATTGGTGGAGTTGGTTAAGGATGATTTGCCCAGTgaagatgttttcaaaaatttgattttgtgtACTGAAGATTGTAATTGGGACCCTGTTGTCTTCGATATGCTTGTTAAGGCCTATCTGAGAATGGGGCGGGTTCGAGAGGGTTTAAGAAGTTTTAGGAGGATGCTAAGGGTTGGTTTTGTCCCCACTGTGATTACCTCAAATTATCTTTTGAATGGATTGTTGAAGCTGAATTATACTGATCGGTGTTGGGAAGTTTATGAAGAAATGGAAAGATTTGGGATAGCTCCAAATTTGTatacatttaatattttgaCTCACGTTCTATGCAAGGATGGGGATACAGGTAAGGTGAACAAGTTCTTAGAGAAGATGGAAGAAGAAGGGTTCGACCCTGATATTGTGACTTATAATACACTGATAAATAGCTATTGTAGGAAAGGAAGGCTGGATGATGCATTTTATCTGTATAAGATCATGTATAGGAGGGGTGTGGTGCCAGATTTGGTTTCATATACTGCCTTGATGAATGGTCTTTGTAAAGAAGGGAGGGTGAGAGAAGCTCATCAGCTCTTCCATAGGATGGTTCATAGAGGGCTGAGTCCAGATATTGTAACATACAACACTCTTATTCATGGTTATTGCAAGGAGGGAAAGATGCAAGAATCAAGGTCATTGTTGCATGACATGATATGGAATGGGATCTCTCCAGACAGTTTCACTTGTTGGGTACTTGTGGAAGGATATGGGAAAGAGGGTAAATTTCTTTCAGCTTTGAATTTGGTTGTGGAGCTTCAGAGATTTGGAGTTTCAATATCACAGGATATTTATTCTTACCTAATAGTGGCTTTGTGTCGGGAGAATCGGCCTTTTGCAGCCAAGAACCTTTTGGAGAGAATGTCTCAAGATGGCCACAAGCCTGAGTTGGAGATTTATAATGAGTTAATCAAATCATTCTGCCAATGTGATTGTATAGCAGAGGCTTTACTACTGAAAATGGAGATGGTTGATAACGAAATAAAGCCCAATTTAGCTACTTATAGAGCTGTTATAGGCTGCTTGAGTAGATTAAGTAGAAGTATGGAGGGTGAATCATTAGTGGGTGAAATGGTTGCATCTGGCATTCTACCTGATTTGGAAATTTGCAGGGCTTTATTTTATGGGTACTGCAGGGAAAATGATATTGATAAAGCAGAATCACTATTGAGCTTCTTGGCCAAGGAATTCCAAATTCATGACACAGAAAGTTTTAATGCACTTATCAGAATTACCAGTGCAAAGGGTGACATTGCTAGGTCATTGGAGATCCAGGATATGATGCTGAAAATGGGGCTTTTGCCAAATCCACTGACATGCAAGTATGTGATTGATGGATTATGGAAAGCCAGGAGGGTGGACTCTGCAAGCTTGAtggaatga
- the LOC117904171 gene encoding disease resistance protein RGA2-like produces the protein MAESFAFAIADRVLGKLGSALIQEVGLAWGVKTELEELNDTLSTIRAVLLDAEEKQATSHQLRDWLGKLKDGFYDAEDIVDEFEYEALRQKVVASGSFKTKVCSFFSSPKSLAFNLKMGHRVKKIRGRLDKIAADKSKFNLIEAVANTPVVLSKREMTHSFVRASDVIGRDDDKENIVGLLMQPSDTENVSVIPIVGIGGLGKTTLAKLVYNDERVVGQFSAKMWVCVSDEFDIEKLIKKILKEIRKGDESYSDSSMEQLQSHLRNALDGEKFLLVLDDVWNTDREKWLKLKDLSWTVPMEAKFL, from the coding sequence ATGGCTGAATCATTTGCCTTTGCCATAGCTGACAGAGTTTTGGGGAAGTTGGGCTCTGCCCTCATCCAAGAAGTTGGCCTTGCCTGGGGTGTTAAAACCGAGCTGGAAGAGCTCAACGATACTTTATCCACCATCCGAGCGGTGCTCTTAGATGCTGAGGAGAAGCAAGCCACCAGCCATCAGCTGAGAGATTGGCTGGGAAAGCTCAAAGATGGCTTTTATGATGCTGAAGATATTGTCGATGAATTTGAATATGAGGCCTTACGCCAGAAAGTGGTGGCTAGTGGGAGCTTTAAAACCAAGGTATGCAGTTTCTTTTCAAGTCCAAAGTCACTTGCATTCAATCTTAAGATGGGTCAtagggtgaagaagataagagGGAGATTAGATAAAATTGCAGCTGATAAGTCAAAATTTAATCTCATCGAGGCTGTTGCAAACACGCCTGTTGTGCTAAGCAAGAGGGAGATGACCCACTCCTTTGTCCGAGCTTCCGATGTTATCGGGAGAGACgatgataaagaaaatattgttggGCTTTTGATGCAACCTAGCGATACTGAGAATGTTTCTGTAATTCCCATAGTCGGGATTGGGGGGCTAGGCAAGACAACTCTGGCTAAACTTGTGTATAATGATGAGAGAGTAGTGGGGCAATTCTCCGCTAAAATGTGGGTTTGTGTGTCAGATGAGTTTGATATTGAAAAGCTTATAAAGAAAATCCTTAAGGAGATCAGGAAAGGTGATGAAAGTTACAGTGACTCCTCCATGGAGCAGTTGCAGAGTCATCTTAGAAATGCATTAGATGGTGAAAAATTCTTGCTGGTTTTGGATGATGTGTGGAATACGGATCGTGAGAAGTGGCTTAAGCTGAAAGACTTGTCGTGGACGGTGCCAATGGAAGCAAAATTCTTGTAA
- the LOC117904173 gene encoding disease resistance protein RGA2-like — translation MAESFAFAIADGVLGKLGSALIQGVGLAWGVQTELEELRDTLSTIHALLLDAEEKQATNRQISDWLGKLKLVLYDAEDVLDEFDYEALQQQVVASGSITKKVRSVISSPKSLAFRLKMGRRVKNIRERLDKIAADKSKFNLNEGVADRRVVPSKREMTHSFVRSSDVIGRDHDKENIVGLLKQSSDTENVSIIPIVGIGGLGKTTLAKLVYNDERVAGHFPIKMWVCVLDESDIENLVKKILKEMKGDEKYSDFSMEQLQSHLRNALDGEKFLLVLDDVWNTDREKWLKLKDLLMDGANGSKILVTTRKKSVASIMGTFPMQELKDLSHEDCLSLFVKCAFKDGEDNQYPNLLKIGDQIVEKCARVPLAVRSLGSLLYSKRGEHDWVSIRDSEIWKLEQGENGIMAALRLSYYDLPHHLKQCFALCSIFPKDFKFDNKFLIPFWIVQGLIQLSGQNARMEDIGETYINELLSRSFFQDVEQLTPGVLYEFKMHDLVHELAMFFAQPEYFTLSFHS, via the coding sequence ATGGCTGAATCGTTTGCTTTTGCCATAGCTGACGGAGTTTTGGGGAAGTTGGGCTCTGCTCTCATCCAAGGAGTCGGCCTTGCTTGGGGTGTTCAAACCGAGCTGGAAGAGCTCAGGGATACTTTATCCACCATCCACGCCCTGCTCTTAGACGCTGAGGAGAAGCAAGCAACCAATCGTCAGATTAGCGATTGGCTTGGAAAGCTCAAACTCGTCCTTTATGATGCAGAGGATGTGCTCGATGAATTTGACTATGAAGCTTTGCAGCAGCAGGTGGTGGCCAGCGGAAGCATTACAAAAAAGGTACGCAGTGTCATTTCCAGTCCAAAATCGCTAGCGTTCCGTCTTAAGATGGGCCGTAGAGTGAAGAACATTAGAGAGAGATTAGACAAAATTGCAGCTGATAAGTCTAAATTCAATCTCAACGAGGGTGTTGCAGACAGGCGTGTAGTGCCAAGCAAACGGGAGATGACCCACTCCTTTGTTCGTTCTTCCGATGTTATCGGGAGAGACCATGATAAGGAAAATATTGTTGGACTTTTAAAGCAATCTAGTGATACTGAGAATGTTTCTATTATTCCCATAGTTGGGATTGGGGGGCTAGGCAAGACAACTCTGGCTAAACTTGTGTATAACGATGAGAGGGTGGCGGGCCATTTCCCAATTAAGATGTGGGTTTGTGTGTTAGATGAGAGTGATATTGAAAATCTGGTGAAGAAAATCCTTAAGGAGATGAAAGGTGATGAAAAGTACAGTGACTTCTCCATGGAGCAGTTGCAGAGTCATCTTAGAAATGCATTAGATGGTGAAAAGTTCTTGCTGGTTTTGGATGATGTGTGGAATACAGATCGTGAGAAGTGGCTTAAGCTGAAGGACTTGCTCATGGACGGTGCCAATGGAAGCAAAATTCTTGTAACTACACGCAAGAAATCAGTTGCTTCAATCATGGGCACTTTTCCCATGCAAGAATTAAAGGATCTTTCCCATGAGGATTGTTTGTCTTTATTTGTGAAATGTGCATTTAAGGATGGAGAAGATAATCAATATCCAAACCTTCTAAAAATTGGGGACCAGATTGTTGAGAAATGTGCAAGGGTTCCTCTTGCTGTGAGAAGTTTAGGGAGTTTACTTTATTCAAAAAGGGGTGAACATGATTGGGTATCCATTAGAGATAGcgaaatttggaaattagaacAAGGTGAAAATGGTATTATGGCTGCATTAAGGCTGAGCTATTATGATTTGCCTCATCACTTGAAACAATGTTTTGCCCTTTGTTCGATATTTCCCAAAGATTTCaaatttgataataagttcTTGATCCCATTTTGGATAGTGCAAGGCCTCATTCAATTATCTGGACAAAATGCAAGAATGGAGGACATTGGCGAGACATATATTAATGAACTATTATCGAGATCTTTCTTTCAAGATGTTGAGCAGTTGACACCAGGAGTACTATATGAATTCAAAATGCATGATCTTGTACATGAACTTGCCATGTTTTTTGCACAACCTGAGTACTTCACACTAAGTTTTCATAGTTAA
- the LOC117904172 gene encoding putative disease resistance protein RGA3 — MAESFAFAIADRVLGKLGSALIQEVGLAWGVKTELEELNDTLSTIRAVLLDAEEKQATSHQLRDWLGKLKVGFYDAEDIVDEFEYEALRQKVVASGSFKTKVCSFFSSPKSLAFNLKMGHRVKKIRGRLDKIAADKSKFNLIEGVANTPVVLSKREMTHSFVRASDVIGRDDDKENIVGLLMQPSVTENVSVIPIVGIGGLGKTTLAKLVYNDERVVGQFSTKMWVCVSDEFDIEKLIKKILKEIRKGDESYSDSSMEQLQSHLRNALDGEKFLLVLDDVWNTDREKWLKLKHLLMDGANGSKILVTTRKKSIASIMGTFPMQEIKGLSHEDCLSVFVKCAFMDGEDKQYPTLLKIGDQIVEKCAGVPLAVRSLGSLLYSKRGERDWVSIRDSEIWELEQNEDGIMAALRLSYYDLPYHLKQCFALCSLFAKDFEFSNVVLISIWMAEGLIHSSGQNAKMEDIGERYINELLSRSFFQDVEQLIPGVGYTFKMHDLVHDLAMFFAQPECLTLNFHRKDIPKRVQHAAFSDTEWPKKESEALRFLEKLTNNLKNYQEA; from the exons ATGGCTGAATCATTTGCCTTTGCCATAGCTGACAGAGTTTTGGGGAAGTTGGGCTCTGCCCTCATCCAAGAAGTTGGCCTTGCCTGGGGTGTTAAAACCGAGCTGGAAGAGCTCAACGATACTTTATCCACCATCCGAGCGGTGCTCTTAGATGCTGAGGAGAAGCAAGCCACCAGCCATCAGCTGAGAGATTGGCTGGGAAAGCTCAAAGTTGGCTTTTATGATGCTGAAGATATTGTCGATGAATTTGAATATGAGGCCTTACGCCAGAAAGTGGTGGCTAGTGGGAGTTTTAAAACCAAGGTATGCAGTTTCTTTTCAAGTCCAAAGTCACTTGCATTCAATCTTAAGATGGGTCAtagggtgaagaagataagagGGAGATTGGATAAAATTGCAGCTGATAAGTCAAAATTTAATCTCATCGAGGGTGTTGCAAACACGCCTGTTGTGCTAAGCAAGAGGGAGATGACCCACTCCTTTGTCCGAGCTTCCGATGTTATCGGGAGAGACgatgataaagaaaatattgttggGCTTTTGATGCAACCTAGCGTTACTGAGAATGTTTCTGTAATTCCCATAGTTGGGATTGGGGGGCTAGGCAAGACAACTCTGGCTAAACTTGTGTATAATGATGAGAGAGTAGTGGGGCAATTCTCCACTAAAATGTGGGTTTGTGTGTCAGATGAGTTTGATATTGAAAAGCTTATAAAGAAAATCCTTAAGGAGATCAGGAAAGGTGATGAAAGTTACAGTGACTCCTCCATGGAGCAGTTGCAGAGTCATCTTAGAAATGCATTAGATGGTGAAAAATTCTTGCTGGTTTTGGATGATGTGTGGAATACGGATCGTGAGAAGTGGCTTAAGCTGAAACACTTGCTCATGGACGGTGCCAATGGAAGCAAAATTCTTGTGACTACACGCAAGAAGTCAATTGCTTCAATCATGGGCACTTTTCCCATGCAAGAAATAAAGGGTCTTTCTCATGAGGATTGTTTGTCTGTATTTGTGAAATGCGCATTTATGGATGGAGAAGATAAACAATATCCAACCCTCTTAAAAATTGGGGACCAGATTGTTGAGAAATGTGCAGGGGTTCCTCTGGCTGTGAGAAGTTTAGGGAGTTTACTGTATTCGAAAAGGGGTGAACGGGATTGGGTATCCATTAGAGATAGCGAAATATGGGAATTAGAACAAAATGAAGATGGTATTATGGCTGCATTAAGACTGAGCTATTATGATTTGCCTTATCACTTGAAGCAATGCTTTGCTCTTTGTTCCTTATTTGCCAAAGATTTTGAATTTAGTAATGTTGTTTTGATCTCAATTTGGATGGCAGAAGGCCTCATTCATTCATCGGGACAAAATGCCAAAATGGAGGATATTGGTGAGAGATATATTAATGAGCTATTATCGAGATCTTTCTTTCAAGATGTTGAGCAGCTGATACCAGGAGTAGGATATACATTCAAAATGCATGATCTTGTACATGATCTTGCGATGTTTTTTGCACAACCTGAGTGTTTAACACTAAATTTTCACAGGAAAGATATTCCAAAAAGGGTTCAACACGCCGCATTTTCTGATACCGAGTGGCCCAAAAAAGAGTCTGAAGCTTTAAGATTCCTGGAGAAGCTGACTAAT AACTTGAAGAATTACCAAGAGGCATAG
- the LOC117904243 gene encoding putative disease resistance protein RGA3, whose translation MGHRVKKIRGRLDKIAADKSKFNLIEGVANTPVVLSKREMTHSFVRASDVIGRDDDKENIVGLLMQPSVTENVSVIPIVGIGGLGKTTLAKLVYNDERVVGQFSTKMWVCVSDEFDIEKLVKKILKEIRKGDESYSDSSMEQLQSHLRNALDGEKFLLVLDDVWNTDREKWLKLKDLLVDGANGSKILVTTRKKSTASIMGTFPMQEIKGLCHDDCLSLFVKCAFRDGEDEYPNLLKIGDQIVEKCAGVPLAVRSLGSLLYSKRDEWDWVSIRDSEIWELEQNEDGIMAALRLSYYDLPYHLKQCFALCSLFPKDFEFGNVVLISIWMAEGLIHSSGQNAKMEDIGERYINELLSRSFFQDVEQQTPGVGYTFKMHDLVHDLAMFFAQPECLTLNFHSKDIPKRVQHAAFSDTEWPKEESEALRFLEKLNNVHTIYFQMENVAPRSESFVKACILRFKCIRILDLEDSNFEALPNSIGSMKHLRYLDLCGNKRIKKLPNSICNLYHLQTLLLLECSELEELPRGIGSMITLRTVSITMKQRDLFGKEKGLRSLNSLQHLQIVDCLNLEFLSKGMESLIELRKLVIGNCPRLVSLSHSIKLLTALEVLVIASCEKLESMDGEAEGQEDIQSFGSLQILFFDDLPQLEALPRWLLHGPTSNTLHQLHISNCPSLRALPESGLQKLVYLQKLEIEDCPELIGRCKPETGEDWQKIAHIPKIYLDGEKIASLTNN comes from the coding sequence ATGGGTCAtagggtgaagaagataagagGGAGATTAGATAAAATTGCAGCTGATAAGTCAAAATTTAATCTCATCGAGGGTGTTGCAAACACGCCTGTTGTGCTAAGCAAGAGGGAGATGACCCACTCCTTTGTCCGAGCTTCCGATGTTATCGGGAGAGACgatgataaagaaaatattgttggGCTTTTGATGCAACCTAGCGTTACTGAGAATGTTTCTGTAATTCCCATAGTTGGGATTGGGGGGCTAGGCAAGACAACTCTGGCTAAACTTGTGTATAATGATGAGAGAGTAGTGGGGCAATTCTCCACTAAAATGTGGGTTTGTGTGTCAGATGAGTTTGATATTGAAAAGCTGGTAAAGAAAATCCTTAAGGAGATCAGGAAAGGTGATGAAAGTTACAGTGACTCCTCCATGGAGCAGTTGCAGAGTCATCTTAGAAATGCATTAGATGGTGAAAAATTCTTGCTGGTTTTGGATGATGTGTGGAATACGGATCGTGAGAAGTGGCTTAAGCTGAAAGACTTGCTCGTGGACGGCGCCAATGGAAGCAAAATTCTTGTAACTACACGCAAGAAGTCAACTGCTTCAATCATGGGCACTTTTCCCATGCAAGAAATAAAGGGTCTTTGTCATGACGATTGTTTGTCTTTATTTGTGAAATGCGCATTTAGGGACGGAGAAGATGAGTATCCAAACCTTTTAAAAATTGGGGATCAGATTGTTGAGAAATGTGCAGGGGTTCCCCTTGCTGTGAGAAGTTTAGGGAGTTTACTGTATTCGAAAAGGGATGAATGGGATTGGGTATCCATTAGAGATAGCGAAATATGGGAATTAGAACAAAATGAAGATGGTATTATGGCTGCATTAAGACTGAGCTATTATGATTTGCCTTATCACTTGAAGCAATGCTTTGCTCTTTGTTCCTTATTTCCCAAAGATTTTGAATTTGGTAATGTTGTTTTGATCTCAATTTGGATGGCAGAAGGCCTCATTCATTCATCGGGACAAAATGCCAAAATGGAGGATATTGGTGAGAGATATATTAATGAGCTATTATCGAGATCTTTCTTTCAAGATGTTGAGCAGCAGACGCCAGGAGTAGGATATACATTCAAAATGCATGATCTTGTACATGATCTTGCGATGTTTTTTGCACAACCTGAGTGTTTAACACTAAATTTTCACAGTAAAGATATTCCTAAAAGGGTTCAACACGCCGCATTTTCTGATACCGAGTGGCCCAAAGAAGAGTCTGAAGCTTTAAGATTCCTGGAGAAGCTGAATAATGTTCATaccatttattttcaaatggaaaatGTGGCCCCTAGAAGCGAATCATTTGTTAAGGCATGCATCTTGAGATTCAAATGTATACGGATATTGGATTTAGAAGACTCTAACTTTGAAGCATTGCCTAATTCTATTGGTAGTATGAAGCATCTAAGATACTTGGACCTATGTGGGAATAAGAGAATCAAGAAACTCCCTAATTCCATTTGCAATCTATACCATTTGCAAACTTTGTTACTCTTAGAATGTTCAGAACTTGAAGAATTACCAAGAGGCATAGGGAGTATGATCACTTTGAGGACGGTATCTATAACAATGAAACAAAGGGATTTATTTGGAAAGGAAAAAGGGTTGAGAAGCTTGAATTCTCTTCAACATTTACAAATTGTTGATTGTCtcaatttggaatttttgtctAAAGGAATGGAAAGCCTTATTGAACTTCGAAAATTAGTTATTGGCAATTGTCCAAGGTTGGTTTCTTTGTCACATAGTATAAAACTCTTGACTGCATTAGAGGTTCTTGTAATTGCAAGTTGTGAAAAACTTGAATCCATGGATGGGGAAGCAGAAGGGCAAGAAGACATTCAAAGCTTCGGGAGTCTACAAATTTTGTTCTTTGATGATTTACCACAATTGGAGGCTTTACCGAGGTGGCTTCTTCATGGGCCAACTTCTAACACTTTACATCAATTACATATTTCAAATTGCCCAAGCTTGAGAGCATTGCCAGAAAGTGGGTTGCAAAAGCTCGTATACCTTCAAAAACTTGAGATTGAAGATTGTCCTGAATTGATTGGAAGATGCAAACCTGAAACGGGGGAAGATTGGCAAAAAATCGCTCATATACCTAAAATATATCTTGATGGAGAAAAGATTGCATCGTTAACCAATAATTAG